GTGTCTGATGTATGGAGGTATGTTACTTTGTATCTTTTTAACTGTTTCATCGGTGGACACCTCCTTCTTGTGGTGTTCAAATGTTATTGTAAGGTGTCCACCTTCTTTCTGAACTTCAACACTTTTAAAACTCGTCTTTAACGTCTTCATACTCTTTGTAGCTTTCGTCGGTTATTATGGAGTCTATAAACCGGTCGATGTCGTCTCTGTCAAGGAAAGTGGCTGTTAAAAGTCTCCCTGTAAACTTGCCGTTTTTGATTTCCCAGAACATATAAAAGTCTGGATATGCTTTTTTAAGTTCTTTGTATGCAACTCCGTATTTTGAGGGTTTTAGTGGATTCTGTTCAAGGTAAAAAAGAGAAGGAGAAACTATGATTCTGTAAAGTTCGGCTCCGGTTTTGGTTACTACTTTTTGCAGTCTTATCTCTTTTGATTCTTTAACTTTCATAATTCCTCCCTATTCTGTTTCTAACTTTAATCCAAAAATTTTTATCCACAAAAGCATGAACATTGTTGGTACAAGTGCATACTCAAACAGCATTGACGATAAAACGGTAAATTGAATAATTGCAGCTTTAAGTGGGAATGTTCCTGCCATTAAGAGACCTACCATTATGCCGGGAATGTGAACAATTCCCGCTGCTTTCATCATGTCTCTCATAGGAATGGTTGCATTTCTTAGAATTTCCTTAAATATAATACCGAATATTTTCATATCAGAGGCACCGATGGCTGCCAACGATACTATGAAATCTTCCATGTCTTTCAATCTTGCCTTGTAAAAATTGAAGGATAAAGAAAGTGCTCTCATTCCTCCGGCGACAATGATTCCGCACATAGGAATGATTTTTGTAGGTTTGAAGGTTACAAAACCTACTCCGAGGAGCGGACCGATAACGGTTAAAGTGACAAATAAAATGGTTATGAATATCAAAAAGAAGATCTTTTTCTTGTCGTAAGATTTGAGTTTAAAACGGCTTAACGCTATCCACGAAGCGTTGAATATCATAACGATGATAATAGAAAAGGTCATTAATCTGGAGTTGAATTTTAAAAGAAAAATTAAGACAGCTCCTATTCCTATTAGCTGGATTAGAGAGAGAATTGAATTGACGGCAAGCTCTTTCCACAGTCCTATTTCCATTTTTCTGTCAAAGATAATTACAAGCAAAACAAATGTGTAGGAAAGAGCCAGAAATTTTAGTATGTCGGTTTCCACTATCATCAACATATCCTTGGAAGGGGATCGTCTTCGAGAAGGTCAAGAAGCCTTTCACCGCCGATTCTGGTTTTTAACCTGACTCCTTTGAAACTATCAGTTACTTCTCCGATGATTGCGCTGTCTTTCCCCAACGGGTGTTCTTTTAGAATATTGAGAGTGCTTTCGGCGTCTTTTCTATCAACTACTATCAGTGCTTTACCTTCATTGGCAAGATATAGCGGGTCGTATCCTAACATGTCGCAGACAAATTTTACTTCTTCTCGAACAGGGATTTTATCCTCAAACAGTTTTATACCGTAACCGCTCATTTCTGAAAGTTCAACCGTAACGGTTGCCACACCCCCCCTGGTCGGATCTCTCATCCACTTGAGTCCAGAAATGTCAAACAGAGGAGTAAGAAGTGTATTTAAAGGGGCACAGTCGCTTTTTACGGGGATTTCCATGTCAAATTCTTCACGAGCCAGAGATATTGCTATTCCGTGGTCGCCGATATAGCCAGTTACGATAACAACGTCTCCCGGTTTTACAAATTTTGGGGAGAGTTCTTTTTTTATTTCTCCTATACCTGCTGTGTTTATATATATGCCGTCACATTTTCCCGATTCAACTACTTTTGTATCCCCCGTAGCTATTACTATCCCGGCTTCTTTTGCCGTTTTAGCTATTGTGGAGATTATGTCTTCCAGTTCTTTAAGAGAGAATCCTTCTTCTATTATAAGTCCCAGCGATAGGTATTTTGGTATTGCTCCGCTCACGGTGAGGTCGTTTATTGTTCCGCACACCGAGAGTTTGCCTGTGTTTCCGCCGGGAAATTTAAAAGGCTTTACAACGTATGAATCTGTCGTCATGGCGATATTTGGTGATGAAAGTTTCAGGTAGGATGCATCTTGAAGCGATTTTAGTTCTTCAAAATCAAGGTATTTTAAGAATAGATTTTCTATTAGTTCTCTTGTTAATTTTCCGCCGCTTCCGTGAGCTATTTCTATCTTTTCCATCTGTCTTCCTCCCGTTAAAAGTTAGACAGACATTTTAACATTAAAATAGCCTTATGCCACTGTTTAAGAACATTAGGAGAAATGGAGCAACGGCTATGGAGCTGTCCAGTCTGTCAAGCACGCCTCCATGTCCCGGAATAGTGTTTCCGGAGTCTTTCACATCGAAATATCGTTTAAGATAGCTTTCAAATAGATCACCGATCTGGGAGATGATCGTTAAAGCAAAAAGAATTCCTACAGTGGTTGCAGAATAGTTGATAATTCCCAGTCTGGTTCCGACTATCAAAGATATTATTGTTCCTCCTATACTTCCACCTACTGAGCCTTCTACAGTTTTTTTAGGGCTTATGGCGGGGGCAAGCTTATGTTTCCCGAAATAGCGTCCTGTCAGGTATGCCAGAGTATCTACAGACCAGACTATTGAAATGAGAAATACCAGAAGTTTCCAGTTAAAAGTTGCGATACTTCCTATACCGATGGTTATGTATGTGAATGTTAGCGTAAAAGGAAAGAAAGTTTTGCTCTCGATATTTTCAATTATTGTGAGGTAAAAGAAAAGCGATAGGATTGTGAGCGGTACGATGATTTCTCTATGGTGGAGATGGCTGAACAGAACAATTGAGAAAGTAAATATTACAAAAGGCACAAATCTGTATTCTGATAGTCCAGTTATGTCAAGTAATTCGCCGATGATTTGAAGTCCCAGGAAGAGAACCAGAAACAAATAAAAGGCACCGGTCGCCTTTAGCATAATAAGAGCGTAGGCAATAACTATCAAGGCTCCAATTATTCTATCACTCACTTTTGATGCCTCCGAATCTCCTTTCCCTTCTGCCGTATTCTTCTATTGCTTTCTTGAATTCTTCTGGTGTGAAATCAGGCCATAGTGTTTTTGTAAACCAGAGTTCTGTGTATGCAGACTGCCAGAGGAGGAAGTTTGATATACGCATTTCGCCGCTTGTTCTTATGAGAAGATCAAGATCGGGAAGTTCCGGCATGTAAAGGTTTCGTCTTATGGTTTCTACTGTTATCTTTTTTGCTCCTTCTTTCAGTGCTTTGTTAACGGCATCTATTATCTCCTGTCTGCCGCCGTAGTTTACCGTAAATACAGCTTTCATTGTTTTACAGTGGGCTGTTTTTTCTTCGATTTCTTTAAAGCCTTCTTTTAAGTAGTCTGGTAACTGCCAAAGCCTTCCGATGGTTCTAAATTGGACGTCTTCTTCCAGAAAGAGAGGAAGTTTTGATTTTACGTATTCATACATAAGGTTAAATAAGAACTCTACTTCTTTTTTTGGTCTTTTCCAGTTTTCTGTGGAGAAAGCGTATAGAGATAAATATTTTATTCCAAGCCTTTTGGCTGCTTTAACAATTTCAACGGTGACGTTTGCTCCCACTCTGTGGCCCTCTATCCTGGGCAGACCTCTTTTTTGTGCCCATCGGCCGTTGCCGTCCATTATTACGCCTACGTGAACGGGTATCTTGTCCATAAATCTGACTCCGTAAAATTTGTAATTAAAATTTGTGGTTATATGGACTTTCGTTTTTCAAGTAATCTATAAATTTCGCAAGTTCATAGGTTTTTCCGACAAGCATGAAATGTATGCCCCTGCCGAATTCGGCTATGCCGTGGGCGATTTCAAGGGTATATTCCCAGCCGTATGTGTGAGGGTCTTTTGCACTTGCCAGTTTTTCGATAAATTTGTCGGGGACTGATTTGGGGTTAAGTTTTTTTATGAAGTTTGCCATTTTTAATGATTTTATAGGCAGTAATCCTATAATAGGTATTGCCCCTGTCTCTTTGATAATTTCATGTGTTCTTTTAGCGGTTTCTATGTCATAAACAGGTTGAGTTTGTATAAATTTTGCTCCTAATTCTACCTTCTTTCTGAGTTTTTCAATCTGTAGTTTTTCAGGTCCTGCAAAAGGATTGAAAACGGCTCCTACGTTAAATGAGGGCTTCCCCTTTAGCTCTTTCCCGTTTATTAGGTGTCCTTCTTCGAGGGTTTTAACTATTTTTAACATTAGTAGAGAATCAACGTCAAATACCGGTTTTGCTCCTTTTTCATCGCCTAAAGTTGTGAAATCACCGGTCATTAAACAGATATTTTTGATACCGAGTATGTAAGCTCCTAAAAGATCCGATTGGAGAGCTATACGGTTTCTATCTCTTGCGGTGAACTGACAGATCGGTTCGAAGCCGTTTTCAAGAAGCACTCTGGACATGGCAATAGATGAGGCTCTTACCATTGATCGCTGGTTGTCCGTTACATTGAACCCGTCAACGTAGCCTTTCAGTGGTTTAATACCTTCTATTATTGTTTGATAGTATGTTCCTCTTGGTGGTGCCACTTCTGCTGTTATTATGAATTTGCCGTTGTTTATCTTTTCGCTAAAGCTCATTTTTAAACCGCCTCGGATGGTTTGATCTGGAGAAATCTATAAAGGTTGGTTCTCCTATTCTAAATGGTTGTTTCAGTTTTTTGAGTTTTCTTTCTATAGTGAACCATACACATTCAGTATCGTTGTTTACTTCACACATTCCGTTTATTGCACCGCCGCAGGGGCTGTTCTTGAGTGATTTCGGACATCTTGCTATGGGACATATACCTGCGGTTTCAGATATTATGCAGTCTCCACAGGCAATGCAGTATTCATAGAATACTTCTCTGTGGCAGTCAGCACCTATGAATAGTGTTGATACGCCTGTTACAACCGGTATCTCTGTTTCTTCTGCTACTACCTGTGTTCCTGCTCCGCAGGCGAGAGAGATGATGACGTCGGTTTCTTTGAATTCAAGTTTTCTTACCTTTTCTATAAGGCATGTTCCGCCTATCGTTAAAACTTCTGTTATCTCTTTCCCGTTATTTTCTAAAAATTGAGCGATTTCTTTCGCCTCTCTCAAGCCACCTTGCATGCACCTTCCTGAGCCTATTTCACATCCCAGAACAGTCACTTTTTTGTACGGTGATATCAGTTTAAGGATTTCATTGAATGGTTTAAGTTCAACAACTACCATCTAATTTATCCTCACGGTTTGAAATATTCTATGTGGGCAGTTGATCTTAATTTTTCTACGAGGGATTTTAGGGCTTTTGCGTATTCTTTCTTCAGGAGTTTTTCTTTAATCTTTTCCGTGTTGCATGATGCTTGTTTTTCTCCTTTAACGTAAATGACGTAGATTTTTCCGTTGATAGTAACTGTCTGAGGCACTCCTATTTTTGAGCTCCAGACTATTTTATCTATGGGTTGAAGGAGCATACCTCTCTTTACGTTTCCGATGAATCCGCTTTTGCAGTTGTTTTCTTGAGTGCATATTTTGGTTGCGTTTTTAAAGGGTAGTCCTTCTTTTAGATAGGATTTTATCTCTTCTGCCAGTGTGCTGTTATCGGTTACCACGTAGTACACTTCTCTTGCTTTTGTTCCCTCTGCTTTGCAGACCTTTTCTATCTCTCCGTCGGATATTTTAAGGTTTCTCTTTATCTTTAAGGCAATTAGTTTTTGTATCAGCAGTTGTTCTTCCAGTTTTTTCTTAAGATCTTTCCATTGGATTCCTTCCTTTTCAACGGCTTTCCTGAATTCTTCTACGTTTTTAAACCCATTTGCCTTTGCAAGATTTTCAAGTGCCGTTTCAAAGGTCTTATTGTCTATGGACAAACCTTCCTTTCTGGCTTCCGATAGGAGAAGAGCTTTGTTAATTAGCTCTTTTGCCGCGCTTTTTTCATCTACATTGTTTTCGGAAGCATACTTCTCGATTTCGCTGTGGAGAATCGGGATGTTGTTAACTGTAATTTCCACATAATCCAGAATTTTTGCGTCGGCGTAAAATGTCAATGTGATAAAAAGAAAAAGGGAGAAGAGCCACCTCATTTCCCTTCTCCTATTATTTCAATTTTGTGATTTTTCTTGATTGAGTTTATGTATTCTTCGACAGCTTGCTGTTGCTTTTGTTTGATAAGTTGTGCTTTCAGGAAATTCTTGATTTGGTCAAAGGGAACTGGCTTTCCGTCAAGACCTTTAAGTTCATTTTTGTGTTTTTCGTAGAAAGCTTTAAGTTCTTTATCTGTAACTTTTATTTTGCTTTCTGGAATTTTCTTGTTCAAAAGGGCGGTTGCCAGTATCTGCTTTATGGTGTTTTCTATCTGCTTTTTAACTTTTGGATCTTTGTCAATTCCTTCTCTCCTGGCTTCCTGAACTAAAATTTCCTGATCTATCAGGAATTTTATCAGCTCTTTTCTCACTTTTGGGTCGTTTTTATCATATTGGGTCGGTAGAGAGTCTAAGAGATTGTTAAGGTCCTGCTGCGTAATTGTTACGTTGTCTACTTTTGCAATGATTTTTGACTTTGCCATTACTGGGGTGGTAGCAACTGTTATAATTGTTAGAGCGGTTAAGAGTTTCTTCATCATC
The sequence above is a segment of the Desulfurobacterium indicum genome. Coding sequences within it:
- a CDS encoding DUF7132 family protein, producing the protein MKVKESKEIRLQKVVTKTGAELYRIIVSPSLFYLEQNPLKPSKYGVAYKELKKAYPDFYMFWEIKNGKFTGRLLTATFLDRDDIDRFIDSIITDESYKEYEDVKDEF
- a CDS encoding ABC transporter permease, translated to MIVETDILKFLALSYTFVLLVIIFDRKMEIGLWKELAVNSILSLIQLIGIGAVLIFLLKFNSRLMTFSIIIVMIFNASWIALSRFKLKSYDKKKIFFLIFITILFVTLTVIGPLLGVGFVTFKPTKIIPMCGIIVAGGMRALSLSFNFYKARLKDMEDFIVSLAAIGASDMKIFGIIFKEILRNATIPMRDMMKAAGIVHIPGIMVGLLMAGTFPLKAAIIQFTVLSSMLFEYALVPTMFMLLWIKIFGLKLETE
- the hypE gene encoding hydrogenase expression/formation protein HypE; protein product: MEKIEIAHGSGGKLTRELIENLFLKYLDFEELKSLQDASYLKLSSPNIAMTTDSYVVKPFKFPGGNTGKLSVCGTINDLTVSGAIPKYLSLGLIIEEGFSLKELEDIISTIAKTAKEAGIVIATGDTKVVESGKCDGIYINTAGIGEIKKELSPKFVKPGDVVIVTGYIGDHGIAISLAREEFDMEIPVKSDCAPLNTLLTPLFDISGLKWMRDPTRGGVATVTVELSEMSGYGIKLFEDKIPVREEVKFVCDMLGYDPLYLANEGKALIVVDRKDAESTLNILKEHPLGKDSAIIGEVTDSFKGVRLKTRIGGERLLDLLEDDPLPRIC
- a CDS encoding phosphatidate cytidylyltransferase, which produces MSDRIIGALIVIAYALIMLKATGAFYLFLVLFLGLQIIGELLDITGLSEYRFVPFVIFTFSIVLFSHLHHREIIVPLTILSLFFYLTIIENIESKTFFPFTLTFTYITIGIGSIATFNWKLLVFLISIVWSVDTLAYLTGRYFGKHKLAPAISPKKTVEGSVGGSIGGTIISLIVGTRLGIINYSATTVGILFALTIISQIGDLFESYLKRYFDVKDSGNTIPGHGGVLDRLDSSIAVAPFLLMFLNSGIRLF
- the uppS gene encoding polyprenyl diphosphate synthase, which produces MDKIPVHVGVIMDGNGRWAQKRGLPRIEGHRVGANVTVEIVKAAKRLGIKYLSLYAFSTENWKRPKKEVEFLFNLMYEYVKSKLPLFLEEDVQFRTIGRLWQLPDYLKEGFKEIEEKTAHCKTMKAVFTVNYGGRQEIIDAVNKALKEGAKKITVETIRRNLYMPELPDLDLLIRTSGEMRISNFLLWQSAYTELWFTKTLWPDFTPEEFKKAIEEYGRRERRFGGIKSE
- a CDS encoding methylenetetrahydrofolate reductase, translated to MSFSEKINNGKFIITAEVAPPRGTYYQTIIEGIKPLKGYVDGFNVTDNQRSMVRASSIAMSRVLLENGFEPICQFTARDRNRIALQSDLLGAYILGIKNICLMTGDFTTLGDEKGAKPVFDVDSLLMLKIVKTLEEGHLINGKELKGKPSFNVGAVFNPFAGPEKLQIEKLRKKVELGAKFIQTQPVYDIETAKRTHEIIKETGAIPIIGLLPIKSLKMANFIKKLNPKSVPDKFIEKLASAKDPHTYGWEYTLEIAHGIAEFGRGIHFMLVGKTYELAKFIDYLKNESPYNHKF
- a CDS encoding methylenetetrahydrofolate reductase C-terminal domain-containing protein, giving the protein MVVVELKPFNEILKLISPYKKVTVLGCEIGSGRCMQGGLREAKEIAQFLENNGKEITEVLTIGGTCLIEKVRKLEFKETDVIISLACGAGTQVVAEETEIPVVTGVSTLFIGADCHREVFYEYCIACGDCIISETAGICPIARCPKSLKNSPCGGAINGMCEVNNDTECVWFTIERKLKKLKQPFRIGEPTFIDFSRSNHPRRFKNEL
- a CDS encoding SurA N-terminal domain-containing protein → MRWLFSLFLFITLTFYADAKILDYVEITVNNIPILHSEIEKYASENNVDEKSAAKELINKALLLSEARKEGLSIDNKTFETALENLAKANGFKNVEEFRKAVEKEGIQWKDLKKKLEEQLLIQKLIALKIKRNLKISDGEIEKVCKAEGTKAREVYYVVTDNSTLAEEIKSYLKEGLPFKNATKICTQENNCKSGFIGNVKRGMLLQPIDKIVWSSKIGVPQTVTINGKIYVIYVKGEKQASCNTEKIKEKLLKKEYAKALKSLVEKLRSTAHIEYFKP
- a CDS encoding peptidylprolyl isomerase translates to MMKKLLTALTIITVATTPVMAKSKIIAKVDNVTITQQDLNNLLDSLPTQYDKNDPKVRKELIKFLIDQEILVQEARREGIDKDPKVKKQIENTIKQILATALLNKKIPESKIKVTDKELKAFYEKHKNELKGLDGKPVPFDQIKNFLKAQLIKQKQQQAVEEYINSIKKNHKIEIIGEGK